Proteins encoded by one window of bacterium:
- the grpE gene encoding nucleotide exchange factor GrpE: protein MANDERPESVFAQAIPKAPELKRQDVLYEVPTLPPDLGNDQQPNTHVSATQAVPTLFSAPVGEVLLPPVAQPTFSGDDSTIGTIECETEKVVDTLSPSESPLSAPSTIPSQCPALEIFTQQSTAIESISLGLQEVTTEVTGLKTAFQREIADQSLQRLNFEKLHREMLDYKENFLQKAMEPLFRQLIGWADHFEEIISQDNVSKGDLSFLYDELIDALNRYGVEQFSSDNDIFEPSLQKVVKTEPVGDETLNRSIARRVKPGYRQNGRLMRPEQVVAYKYDTSLQVIPVDNQVSDEQPIEEVRTDE from the coding sequence ATGGCAAACGATGAAAGACCAGAATCTGTATTCGCACAAGCTATCCCAAAGGCTCCAGAGTTGAAGCGACAAGACGTACTTTACGAAGTTCCAACTCTACCGCCTGATCTGGGTAACGATCAACAACCAAATACGCATGTATCTGCTACCCAGGCAGTTCCTACACTGTTCTCGGCACCAGTTGGTGAGGTCCTTCTACCTCCAGTAGCGCAACCCACTTTTTCTGGAGACGATTCAACAATCGGGACAATTGAGTGCGAAACGGAAAAGGTTGTAGATACTTTATCCCCTTCCGAGTCTCCGCTATCAGCGCCCTCCACCATTCCATCACAATGCCCAGCTCTGGAAATATTCACACAGCAATCTACAGCAATTGAGAGTATTTCTTTAGGACTACAAGAAGTTACTACTGAAGTTACTGGTTTGAAGACTGCCTTTCAGCGCGAGATAGCAGACCAAAGTCTACAACGTTTAAACTTTGAGAAGCTTCATCGAGAGATGTTAGATTATAAAGAGAATTTCCTTCAAAAAGCGATGGAGCCTTTGTTCCGCCAGCTAATAGGCTGGGCAGATCACTTCGAAGAAATTATCAGCCAGGATAACGTGTCTAAAGGCGATCTTTCATTCTTATACGACGAGTTGATTGACGCACTCAACCGATATGGCGTCGAGCAGTTTTCTTCGGATAACGACATATTTGAACCTTCCCTGCAGAAGGTCGTAAAAACTGAACCGGTGGGAGATGAGACCCTCAACCGATCCATTGCTCGTCGGGTGAAGCCAGGGTATCGGCAGAACGGACGCCTTATGCGTCCCGAGCAGGTAGTCGCATATAAGTATGATACGTCACTACAGGTGATTCCTGTAGATAATCAGGTTAGCGATGAGCAACCTATCGAGGAGGTAAGGACAGATGAGTGA
- a CDS encoding Hsp70 family protein — protein MSEAKRVFGIDLGTTYSAIAYVDEHGIPVILKNILDDGMSVLPSVVYVEGSGNVVVGIEAKRNSVLESERTFSEIKRFMGKPDYAPKEIDGTTYTPEYVSSLILKKIAQYARADLSMPVEDVVITVPAYFSDSQIDATRKAGLIAGLNVLNILKEPTAAAISYGVESDNNNQTVMVFDLGGGTFDVTIIQIVDNNIRVVMTGGDAELGGRRWDQSLVDYVTDQFRTEHGIDLCEDENKEAYQDLWIRCEEAKKALTNRTSTNIMVSCGERMKVEVTRELFDELTSMLCQRTIQLSRDLVARAKNEKNLAGIDVILLVGGSTRMPQIGKAVQEEFGTEPKLYDPDEAVAKGAALVARKIALGEEVEKYFKAQGIDVNTATEAEKEQAVHQAAKIFGLSSGVAARELATSIVNVLSHSIGIQAVDDDCSDIIAVMLPDQTEFPCETTQQFRTVSANQQFAEIKVMENQADITDERNISGWKQLNPDTGELPIPPSLQQGAPVLVQFTIDANGKLHVYAEDQTGHNRIEFDIKLEGVMSEEEVEKAKAAVGALAIS, from the coding sequence ATGAGTGAGGCAAAACGGGTTTTCGGCATTGATCTTGGAACGACATACTCAGCGATAGCCTATGTCGACGAACATGGCATTCCAGTCATTCTCAAGAACATACTGGACGATGGTATGTCGGTGTTACCATCTGTCGTCTATGTCGAAGGGAGCGGCAATGTCGTCGTTGGTATAGAGGCCAAGCGGAATTCGGTGCTAGAGTCAGAGCGGACATTTTCAGAGATCAAGCGATTCATGGGTAAACCTGATTATGCACCCAAGGAGATAGATGGCACAACCTATACCCCTGAATATGTCTCGTCTCTCATTCTGAAGAAGATCGCACAGTACGCCAGAGCCGATCTGAGTATGCCGGTTGAAGATGTCGTAATCACTGTGCCTGCGTACTTCAGTGACAGTCAAATCGATGCAACACGTAAAGCAGGGCTGATCGCCGGCCTCAATGTTCTCAACATTCTCAAAGAGCCTACTGCTGCCGCGATCAGTTACGGCGTTGAATCGGATAACAATAACCAGACGGTCATGGTCTTCGACCTGGGGGGTGGTACATTTGATGTTACCATCATCCAGATTGTCGATAACAACATTCGCGTTGTTATGACTGGAGGGGATGCAGAATTGGGCGGACGGCGTTGGGACCAATCCCTTGTCGATTATGTTACCGATCAGTTTAGAACCGAGCATGGTATCGATTTATGTGAAGATGAAAACAAAGAGGCGTACCAAGACCTGTGGATACGCTGTGAAGAGGCGAAAAAAGCTCTCACCAATCGCACTTCCACAAATATCATGGTGAGTTGTGGCGAGCGCATGAAGGTTGAAGTAACTCGCGAGTTATTTGATGAGCTGACTTCAATGCTGTGTCAACGGACAATCCAGCTTTCAAGGGATCTTGTTGCGCGGGCGAAGAACGAGAAAAACCTTGCCGGAATTGATGTGATACTGCTGGTGGGTGGTTCGACACGCATGCCACAAATCGGAAAAGCTGTGCAGGAGGAATTCGGAACAGAACCTAAATTGTATGATCCAGATGAAGCCGTTGCAAAAGGTGCCGCGCTTGTGGCGCGAAAAATCGCCTTGGGCGAGGAAGTTGAAAAATACTTTAAAGCACAAGGGATTGATGTTAATACAGCGACTGAGGCCGAAAAGGAACAGGCAGTCCATCAGGCTGCGAAAATCTTTGGACTTTCCTCTGGCGTTGCAGCGAGGGAATTGGCAACGAGTATCGTGAATGTACTCTCGCATAGCATCGGTATCCAGGCAGTTGACGATGATTGCAGTGACATCATTGCCGTTATGCTTCCAGATCAGACCGAGTTCCCGTGTGAAACGACTCAACAGTTCCGAACCGTGAGTGCAAACCAGCAATTCGCCGAAATAAAAGTCATGGAGAACCAGGCTGATATCACCGATGAGCGCAATATCTCTGGGTGGAAACAACTTAATCCCGATACGGGAGAACTGCCGATTCCTCCTAGTTTACAGCAGGGGGCACCAGTCCTAGTGCAGTTTACAATTGATGCCAATGGTAAACTGCATGTGTATGCAGAGGATCAGACTGGTCACAACCGTATTGAATTTGATATCAAACTTGAAGGCGTGATGTCAGAAGAGGAAGTCGAAAAGGCGAAGGCCGCAGTCGGCGCGCTGGCAATCTCGTGA